One window from the genome of Vidua chalybeata isolate OUT-0048 chromosome 3, bVidCha1 merged haplotype, whole genome shotgun sequence encodes:
- the GCFC2 gene encoding intron Large complex component GCFC2, whose product MFRRPPRNFRGRRRAASSGSSEGEPEPRAEPAAAPSPDSGASSPSEREAEPEEAEGDPAAGPGAEGPLPAEEPARRAGAGTGPGQRRAGAAARPGRAGKELLSFGGEEEREDEEFFKVKKPSFNQVTFRIKKKESLLPAQTEAEESTKICQLEPGVGNTKDTLEEDEDNEDETYSSLNEDYNSSDSENESSSPQRRKDLSPGNIPSAAHIEAARRKRHLARTEADYLALDVSNSPQVPQRRGSSDLESEDESETKNLDFAPKMRTLRQRMTEDMVSLGDASSDDEAKWEEQQIKKAVKLCQEICDDASVRKYQPTKPKFDISVSLPPVNLEIVKKRLTERITSLQDVHRAHQREYEKYMEDIESSKMSVQELEKSSDAALNYKFYRTMKTYVENLINCLNEKLKDINELEWAVHALLQQRALRISKRRQEELKNESAYIQHVTSGNDKPTMKSKVEGDEKTQVLEMCEHRRTCRRQAREQSGEGDHHEGLSSDEELTPTEVDEFQKSKDNVLEDSRKIFEDVHADFCDIRKILLKFQEWKEKFPDSYCDAYISFCLPKLLNPLIRVQLISWNPLEQNFTELEEMPWFRAIEEFSDAENVSESKRHDDHDKEVLPRVIEKTVLPKITAFVKSVWDPLSTSQTKNLVQLCSNIFGKQILSKNESSRAREDLMNMVVLRMKKSVEEDVFIPLYPKSTVEDKSSLRSKFQERRFWSAVKLLSNVVLWDGIVQDDKVRDLGLSKLMNRYLLLNILNTPLGPDNIEKCNKVVACLPERWFQDLKGGSTLPELLNFSQHLLQCAHALHKDNHSDETKEVLLLLMKIGALHIVEDFIEEHKLEHLKAMTGK is encoded by the exons ATGTTCCGCCGTCCCCCGCGCAACTTCCGCGGCCGGCGGCGCGCAGCCTCCAGCGGCAGCAGCGAGGGCGAGCCGGAGCCGCGGGCGGAGCCGGCCGCGGCCCCGTCCCCAGACTCCGGCGCCAGCTCGCCCTCGGAGCGGGAAGCGGAGCCCGAGGAGGCCGAGGGCGATCCCGCCGCGGGGCCCGGCGCGGAGGGGCCGCTGCCCGCCGAGGAGCCGGCCCGCAGAGCCGGGGCGGGCACGGGCCCGGGGCAGCGCCGAGCCGGGGCCGcagcccggccgggccgggccgggaaggagctgctgagcttcGGCGGCGAGGAGGAGCGGGAAG ATGAAgagttttttaaagttaaaaagcCATCCTTCAACCAAGTAACCTTTagaattaaaaagaaggaaagcttACTGCCTGCACAgacagaagctgaagaaagcACAA AAATCTGTCAGTTGGAGCCTGGAGTTGGCAACACCAAAGATACTCttgaagaggatgaggacaaCGAGGATGAAACTTATTCTTCACTGAATGAGGATTACAACAGCTCAGACTCTGAAAATGAATCCAGCTCtccacagaggaggaaggattTATCACCAG GCAATATCCCCAGTGCAGCTCACATTGAGGCTGCTCGGAGGAAGCGTCACTTAGCCAGGACAGAGGCTGATTATCTTGCCCTGGATGTTTCAAACAGTCCTCAGGTCCCTCAGAGAAGAGGAAGCAGTGATTTGGAGAGTGAAGATGAGTCTGAAACAAAGAATCTCGATTTTGCTCCTAAAATGAGAACTCTTAGGCAGAGGATGACTGAAGACATGG TGTCTCTGGGTGATGCATCAAGTGATGATGAAGCCAAGTGGGAAGAACAGCAAATAAAGAAAGCTGTTAAACTCTGTCAG GAAATTTGTGATGATGCTTCTGTGCGTAAAtaccaaccaaccaaacccaagTTTGATATCTCTGTTTCTCTACCACCTGTGAATTTGGAAATTGTGAAGAAGAGATTGACTGAAAG GATAACATCCTTACAGGATGTACACCGTGCCCACCAGAGAGAGTATGAAAAATATATGGAGGATATTGAGAGCTCAAAGATGTCTGTCCAGGAGTTAGAGAAGTCTTCAGATGCAGCTCTAAATTACAAATTCTACAGGACCATGAAAACATATGTAGAAAACTTGATAAACTGTTTGAATGAAAAA CTGAAGGACATTAATGAACTGGAATGGGCTGTGCATGCCCTTCTTCAGCAACGAGCCCTGAGAATATCGAAGCGAAGGCAAGAGGAGCTGAAAAATGAATCTGCTTATATTCAACATGTGACAA GTGGGAATGACAAACCCacaatgaaaagcaaagtgGAAGGTGATGAGAAGACACAGGTTCTGGAAATGTGTGAGCATCGAAG gacttgcAGGCGGCAGGCGAGAGAGCAGTCAGGAGAAGGAGATCACCACGAGGGCTTGTCGAGTGATGAGGAGTTGACTCCCACAGAGGTGGACGAGTTCCAGAAGAGCAAAG ATAACGTTTTAGAGGATAGTAGGAAAATCTTTGAAGATGTACATGCAGATTTTTGTGACATCAGAAAAATCCTGTTGAAATTCCAGGAATGGAAAGAGAAGTTTCCTGACTCTTACTGTGATGCTtacatcagtttctgcctgcCTAAGCTATTAAATCCATTGATCAGAGTTCAGTTAATAAGTTGGAATCCTCTTGAG CAGAATTTTACAGAGTTGGAAGAGATGCCCTGGTTCAGAGCTATAGAAGAATTCAGTGATGCAGAAAATGTATCTGAATCAAAAAGACATGATGATCATGATAAAGAAGTTTTGCCTAGAGTGATTGAAAAAACTGTTCTTCCCAAAATTACAG catttgtgAAGAGTGTGTGGGATCCTTTATCTACTTCACAGACAAAGAACCTTGTACAGCTTTGCAGTAACATCTTCGGCAAACAAATCCTTTCCAAAAATGAGTCCAGCCGGGCAAGAGAG GATTTGATGAACATGGTTGTCCTAAGAATGAAGAAATCTGTAGAGGAAGATGTCTTTATTCCTCTGTATCCTAAAAG CACTGTGGAAGACAAGTCATCACTACGTTCAAAATTTCAAGAAAGACGCTTTTGGTCAGCTGTTAAG ctgctctccaaTGTTGTTCTTTGGGATGGGATTGTCCAGGATGACAAGGTCCGTGATTTGGGACTGAGCAAGTTGATGAATCGTTACCTTCTCCTGAACATCCTAAACACACCACTAGGGCCGGATAATATTGAAAAGTGTAATAAG GTGGTTGCATGCCTCCCAGAAAGATGGTTCCAAGATCTCAAGGGTGGATCAACTCTCCCTGAATTACTGAACttcagccagcacttgctgcaGTGTGCTCATGCGCTACACAAGGACAACCACAG TGATGAAACAAAAGAAGTTCTTCTCCTGCTGATGAAAATTGGAGCTTTGCATATTGTTGAAGACTTCATTGAAGAGCATAAACTTGAACACCTTAAAGCAATGACTGGGAAATAG
- the MRPL19 gene encoding 39S ribosomal protein L19, mitochondrial: protein MAAACGRLVPRGAAIALPGRCFSLSGYRVSSAGKPPKFQPPPKPVIIDRKTQKEASRFLSPEFIPPRGRTDPLKYYIERKDMIQRRKVFNIPEFYVGSVLAVTTANPYASDKSNRFVGICIQRGGKGLGATFVLRNVIEDQGVEICYELYSPRIQAIEVLKLEKRLDENLMYLRDALPEYSTFDVNMKPVPRMDHEEIPVNKVQVRMKPKPWSKRWERPKYNIKGIKFELPEHKMQAAQKWSQPWLEFDMLREYDTSKIEEKIRKELSEELEK, encoded by the exons ATGGCGGCCGCCTGTGGGAGGCTGGTGCCGAGGGGCGCCGCCATCGCCCTGCCCGGCC GGTGCTTTTCTTTATCGGGGTATCGAGTGAGCAGCGCTGGAAAGCCACCGAAATTCCAGCCGCCTCCGAAGCCCGTCATTATCGACAGGAAGACGCAGAAGGAGGCGAGCAG GTTCCTGAGCCCTGAATTCATACCTCCCAGAGGAAGAACAGATCCTCTTAAATACTATATAGAAAGGAAGGATATgatacagagaagaaaagtgtTCAACATCCCAGAATTCTATGTCG GCAGTGTGCTCGCTGTGACAACTGCGAATCCCTACGCCAGTGACAAATCCAACCGCTTTGTTGGGATCTGCATtcagaggggagggaaaggacTCGGCGCTACCTTTGTCCTTCGGAATGTCATAGAAGACCAAG GGGTTGAAATCTGTTATGAACTGTACAGTCCTCGAATCCAGGCGATCGAGGTGctgaagctggagaagaggcTGGATGAGAACCTGATGTACCTGCGGGATGCCCTCCCCGAGTACAGCACTTTCGATGTCAATATGAAACCTGTGCCTCGTATGGACCACGAGGAAATTCCTGTGAACAAG GTGCAGGTACGAATGAAACCTAAACCATGGTCAAAACGGTGGGAAAGACCCAAATACAATATAAAAGGAATCAAGTTTGAGCTACCAGAACATAAAATGCAAGCAGCACAGAAGTGGAGCCAGCCATGGCTGGAGTTTGACATGCTGAGAGAATATGATACTTcaaaaatagaggaaaagatTCGGAAAGAACTGAGTGaagaacttgaaaaataa